The Nitrospira sp. sequence AGATAGTCATATGCGGATTTTTATTTCTTATGCAAGTGAGCATCGTCAGATTGCGGACCGGCTCGCGCTGGGACTACGCGGTGAAGGGCATGAGGTCTTTTTAGATCGCGATCAGCTCCCTCCGGGAGAGCCTTACGACTCTCGTATCCGTGAAGCCATCAACTTGTGCGATTTGATGGTGTTCTTAATTAGCCCTGAATCGGTGGCTCAGGGATCATACGCCCTTACCGAGATGGGATTCGCCCGGGAAAAATGGAATAGTCCCGCAGGACACGTCCTCCCGGTTCTTGTCGCCCATACAAAAATTGACGACGTACCACCCTACTTACGTGCGGTGACCATCCTGTCCCCTTCGGGCGAGTTGATCGCAGAAGTACTTGGTCAGATCGCTAAGTTCTCTGGACGCCAAAATGTCATACTGGCCGGACTCAGCGAAGATGCGAAAAGCCTTTTGGAGGCAAGCGATGGACAAATTGGCTTTCTGCAGTTTGGGATGGGTGCGTCCGTCGTAGCAGGGGATACAGAATTCATGATAGATCCAAGGAGCCATCGCGAACAAGTCCGCTGGAAAGCGGCCATTGACGAACTTATCATGAATAAGTTACTCGAAAATCCTACTAGCCCACGTGCTGAGTTTTTCACGATGACGAAACGCGGTTACGACGTTGCTGACGAGATCAGGGCCAAGACCAAAACCAAACCATAGGAACGGTGTTGGCCGGTTACAGGTTGTTTTCCTGATGGCTCACCAAAGAGCTCGAACTCTGCAGGCGCGTGCATGCCTGGCTACAGCAGTCCCGTCACTCGGTTCCCAGACGGTTCCCACGGTAGCGGAAGTTTTAGTGGTGGTTCGTAAACCTGCGGAAAATGGTGGGCCGTGTAGGGGTCGAACCTACGGCCCGCTGATTAAGAGAGCAAACAGGCCATTTTAACAAAGGGTCGCTGTTACACTGGCTTCTCCATTTTTCTTTTAGTAATCGATTGCTTGAGCGGTTTCTATTTATTCGATTAGTTCTACTGAGATCGGTCGTTTGCGGAGATTTCTAGCACAATTTTAGCACAGCAAAGGGGCTGGACCTGTGAGGGATCCTTGCCATTCGCGCCAGTTAATATCTTCTCAGAATCCCAACAGCCTTCGAGCATCATTGATTCATGACAGGGAAGTTTGTATCTTGTCGATTCCTCCTGGTATCCACTTCCAGCGGTTCCACCGTCTTGGTCTACAGTTTTGGCAGACTCGACGAACGACCCCTATGTGAATGGTCCGGCAGCGCGCTTCTACTCCACTTTGCCATGCCCACGTCGCCCAAGAATTCGAGCCTCACCTCGTTACAGGATGACTTCGCAGGGTTGCAGAAAGA is a genomic window containing:
- a CDS encoding toll/interleukin-1 receptor domain-containing protein: MRIFISYASEHRQIADRLALGLRGEGHEVFLDRDQLPPGEPYDSRIREAINLCDLMVFLISPESVAQGSYALTEMGFAREKWNSPAGHVLPVLVAHTKIDDVPPYLRAVTILSPSGELIAEVLGQIAKFSGRQNVILAGLSEDAKSLLEASDGQIGFLQFGMGASVVAGDTEFMIDPRSHREQVRWKAAIDELIMNKLLENPTSPRAEFFTMTKRGYDVADEIRAKTKTKP